From a single Mus musculus strain C57BL/6J chromosome 12, GRCm38.p6 C57BL/6J genomic region:
- the Gskip gene encoding GSK3B-interacting protein: MGARRMETDYNPVELSSMSGFEEGSELNGFEGADMKDMQLEAEAVVNDVLFAVNHMFVSKSMPCADDVAYINVETKERNRYCLELTEAGLRVVGYAFDQVEDHLQTPYHETVYSLLDTLSPAYREAFGNALLQRLEALKRDGQS, encoded by the exons AATGGAAACAGACTATAATCCCGTGGAGCTAAGCAGTATGTCTGGATTTGAAGAAGGCTCCGAGCTCAATGGGTTTGAAGGAGCGGATATGAAGGACATGCAGCTGGAGGCCGAGGCAGTTGTAAACGATGTACTCTTTGCTGTCAACCACATGTTTGTCTCAAAAAGCATGCCCTGTGCAGATGATGTGGCTTACATCAATGTGGAGACAAAGGAAAGGAACAGATactgcctggagctcacagaagcAGGGCTCAGG GTGGTGGGCTATGCTTTTGACCAGGTGGAGGATCATTTGCAAACCCCCTACCATGAGACAGTCTACTCCTTGTTGGATACTCTCAGCCCTGCCTACCGGGAAGCATTCGGAAACGCGCTCCTTCAGAGACTGGAAGCTTTGAAACGAGATGGACAGTCATGA